One part of the Microlunatus elymi genome encodes these proteins:
- a CDS encoding aspartate/glutamate racemase family protein gives MTRLAMLHTGAVVIPTFTELAAHQLPTVEIQHLLDDRIVSDLGRGAERTDIATRLAALGRAAKTSGADAIVFTCSSISGYAAALEDDLGLPVFRIDEAMADEAVRGAQRISVIATLETTLLPTAALLRERAAGQGKQPEITEVVVPGAFEAVTGGDRDRHDALVAQAITDQAGRSDVIVLAQASMASAAAKTQVDVPVLTSPELGIRRVAELLARSEASR, from the coding sequence ATGACCCGGCTTGCCATGCTCCACACCGGAGCCGTCGTCATCCCCACCTTCACCGAGCTGGCCGCGCACCAGCTGCCGACGGTTGAGATCCAACACCTGCTGGATGATCGCATCGTCTCCGACCTGGGCCGAGGCGCGGAAAGAACCGACATCGCAACCCGGTTGGCCGCACTCGGACGGGCGGCGAAAACGTCCGGCGCCGACGCGATCGTCTTCACCTGCTCGTCCATCTCCGGCTACGCCGCCGCTCTGGAAGATGATCTTGGCCTGCCGGTCTTCCGGATCGACGAGGCGATGGCCGACGAAGCGGTCCGCGGCGCTCAGCGGATCAGCGTGATCGCCACTCTGGAAACGACGCTGCTGCCCACGGCCGCGTTGCTGCGAGAACGGGCGGCCGGACAGGGCAAACAACCGGAGATCACCGAAGTCGTCGTCCCTGGCGCCTTCGAAGCGGTTACCGGCGGCGATCGGGACCGGCACGACGCGTTGGTCGCCCAGGCCATCACCGACCAGGCCGGCCGCAGCGACGTGATCGTGCTCGCCCAGGCGTCGATGGCCTCCGCTGCAGCCAAGACCCAGGTCGACGTACCGGTGCTGACCAGCCCGGAGCTCGGCATCCGGCGCGTCGCCGAGTTGCTCGCCCGGAGCGAGGCGAGCAGGTGA
- a CDS encoding glycoside hydrolase family 127 protein, translated as MLTDTSNSPYAVMSCLPAKGCTITGPGPVARLRARTVEVTVPTMGKIMFDSSIAHAYENFLVAAGDFAGEHHGPPFMDGDLYKWLESATVAAAESPDTDLADYLTKAAIAIERAQQPDGYLHTKTTIAQRAGSDVLPLDERLNFETYNLGHLMNLACVHYRLTGDNSYLKVAERAAGYLIGLTIDHPERLADCNICPSHYMGSIELYRTTGDARYLELAGKLLDLHGGKGSDGSDDNQDVLPVREQRQAVGHSVRANYLYAGMADYALETGDQELITALQSIWDDLVGSKLYITGGCGALYDGASPDAGQNYWAITRVHQAYGRPYQLPNVTAYNESCASLGLIFWAWRMLTLTGDARYADEIERVIYNALPAMIGADGTSYFYTNPLRQVRDLPFPLRRAGNPKDSVPPPSHERGRQEYMTACFCCPPNIARVITELPYYAYSHKDRTAWVHQFVTGTATTDFDGVAVTVRQETDYPATGIIRLGVQAERPVDGQLRVRIPGWSKDAQVSVDGRPVDRFESGYAVLDQQWDHNTVEISLDLSVRLTVAHRFLEEATNQVSVVRGPVVYCVESADLPDDVTVGSVAIPQTIDWTEEPGDGIFGGHVLLRGTAARLPDPVPDGRLYAELDPSPPTPLDLRLIPYALWGNRGSGEMSVWLPLLR; from the coding sequence ATGCTCACCGACACGAGCAACAGCCCGTACGCGGTCATGTCCTGTCTGCCGGCCAAGGGCTGCACGATCACCGGGCCCGGCCCGGTCGCGCGGCTGCGGGCGCGGACGGTGGAGGTCACCGTTCCGACCATGGGCAAGATCATGTTCGACTCGTCGATCGCGCATGCCTACGAGAATTTTCTGGTCGCCGCGGGTGATTTCGCCGGCGAACATCACGGACCGCCGTTCATGGACGGCGACCTCTACAAGTGGCTGGAATCGGCAACCGTTGCCGCGGCCGAGTCGCCGGACACCGATCTGGCCGACTACCTGACCAAGGCCGCCATCGCCATCGAGCGAGCCCAGCAGCCGGACGGCTACCTCCACACCAAGACGACGATCGCGCAGCGGGCGGGCAGCGACGTGCTGCCGTTGGACGAGCGGCTCAATTTCGAGACCTACAACCTCGGCCACCTGATGAACCTCGCCTGCGTTCACTATCGGCTGACCGGAGACAACTCCTATCTGAAGGTGGCCGAGCGGGCCGCCGGCTACTTGATCGGCCTCACCATCGACCACCCGGAGCGGTTGGCCGACTGCAACATCTGCCCGTCCCACTACATGGGCTCGATCGAGCTCTATCGCACCACCGGCGACGCGCGATACCTCGAACTGGCCGGCAAGCTGCTGGATCTCCATGGTGGCAAGGGATCCGACGGCAGCGACGACAACCAGGACGTACTGCCGGTTCGAGAACAGCGGCAGGCTGTCGGACACTCCGTGCGCGCCAACTACCTGTATGCGGGGATGGCCGACTACGCGCTGGAGACCGGCGACCAGGAGTTGATCACCGCGCTGCAGAGCATCTGGGATGATCTGGTCGGCTCCAAGCTCTACATCACCGGCGGCTGCGGCGCGCTGTACGACGGTGCCTCACCCGACGCCGGGCAGAACTACTGGGCGATCACCCGGGTGCATCAGGCCTACGGCCGCCCCTACCAACTGCCGAATGTCACCGCCTACAACGAATCGTGCGCATCGCTCGGCTTGATCTTCTGGGCCTGGCGGATGCTCACCCTGACCGGAGACGCACGCTACGCCGACGAGATCGAGCGAGTCATCTACAACGCGCTGCCGGCGATGATCGGCGCCGACGGCACGAGCTACTTCTACACCAACCCGCTGCGTCAGGTCAGAGACCTGCCCTTCCCGCTGCGGCGCGCGGGCAACCCGAAGGACTCCGTGCCGCCGCCGTCGCATGAGCGCGGACGCCAGGAGTACATGACCGCGTGCTTCTGCTGCCCACCCAACATCGCCCGCGTCATCACCGAACTCCCCTACTACGCCTACAGCCACAAGGACCGGACCGCCTGGGTGCACCAGTTCGTGACCGGCACCGCGACCACCGACTTCGACGGAGTTGCCGTCACGGTGCGCCAGGAAACCGACTACCCCGCAACCGGGATCATTCGCCTCGGCGTGCAGGCGGAACGGCCGGTCGACGGTCAGCTGCGGGTGCGGATTCCCGGCTGGAGCAAAGACGCGCAGGTGTCGGTGGACGGTCGACCGGTGGATCGGTTCGAAAGCGGTTATGCCGTCCTTGATCAACAGTGGGATCACAACACCGTCGAGATCTCCCTGGACCTGTCGGTCCGGCTGACGGTCGCCCATCGGTTCCTGGAGGAGGCGACCAACCAGGTCAGCGTCGTACGCGGTCCAGTCGTCTACTGCGTCGAGTCGGCCGACCTGCCCGACGACGTCACCGTGGGCTCCGTCGCGATCCCGCAGACGATCGACTGGACCGAGGAGCCGGGCGACGGCATCTTCGGCGGCCACGTCCTGCTGCGCGGCACGGCTGCCCGATTGCCTGACCCCGTACCGGACGGCCGGCTGTACGCCGAACTCGATCCCAGTCCGCCGACACCGCTGGACCTGCGGCTGATTCCCTACGCTCTGTGGGGAAACCGCGGATCCGGCGAGATGTCTGTCTGGCTCCCACTGCTCCGCTGA
- a CDS encoding four-carbon acid sugar kinase family protein, whose protein sequence is MPRFAFYGDDFTGSVDVLLQFRRAGLSGVLATSAAVELPTDGHDVVGIAGTARSLPTDKMAAEALPALSRLHRLQPDLIQYKACSTVDSSPEIGSLGQVLELGTRLFGAGPIPLVFAQPDFGRYTFFGHHFARDGAEVFRLDRQPTMINHPVTPATESDLRLFLGRQTKLPIGLLPWTAYDQPDTVAAALSGPEAGMLCDAFTDQQLDLLARTIMDRGAAPAFVIGSGGISAALGRTATPPRTATMPPLPTTAEPADGPILVLSGSTSARTQQQVATSGWPRLDLFDDDALRRTLDLQSDGADVIVSSTESSKTVAAEEIPDRLAEIGDAWLRRADHGRVIICGGDTSGRVLRRLGVNTLSVAAQPWGNVCLCHGDGQEQHLSRTEFVLKGGQMGEADLFTKIKTGGSVNAASATSKSSCSERQ, encoded by the coding sequence ATGCCTCGTTTCGCCTTCTACGGTGACGATTTCACCGGTTCGGTGGACGTGCTGCTGCAGTTCCGCCGGGCCGGCCTCAGTGGCGTGCTGGCGACCTCTGCAGCCGTCGAGCTGCCCACCGACGGGCACGACGTCGTCGGCATCGCCGGCACCGCACGATCCCTGCCGACCGACAAGATGGCCGCGGAGGCTCTCCCCGCCCTGTCCCGGCTGCACAGGCTGCAGCCGGATCTGATTCAGTACAAGGCCTGTTCGACCGTCGATTCCTCGCCCGAGATCGGCAGCCTGGGTCAGGTGCTTGAACTGGGCACCAGGCTGTTCGGAGCCGGACCCATCCCGTTGGTCTTCGCCCAGCCCGACTTCGGCCGCTACACGTTCTTCGGTCACCACTTCGCCCGGGACGGGGCCGAGGTGTTCCGGCTGGACCGGCAGCCGACCATGATCAACCACCCGGTCACGCCAGCCACCGAATCCGACCTGCGGCTCTTCCTCGGCCGGCAGACGAAGCTGCCCATCGGACTGCTGCCGTGGACCGCCTACGACCAGCCGGACACGGTCGCCGCAGCCCTGTCCGGGCCCGAGGCCGGCATGCTCTGCGACGCCTTCACCGATCAGCAACTCGACCTGCTGGCACGGACGATCATGGATCGCGGTGCTGCGCCGGCGTTCGTGATCGGGTCCGGCGGCATCAGCGCCGCGCTCGGCCGGACCGCGACGCCGCCCCGGACCGCTACGATGCCGCCGCTGCCGACAACGGCCGAGCCGGCCGACGGTCCGATCCTGGTGCTCAGCGGAAGCACCTCGGCGCGTACTCAGCAGCAAGTCGCGACATCGGGATGGCCGCGGCTGGATCTCTTCGACGACGACGCACTGCGCCGCACACTGGACCTGCAGTCCGACGGCGCCGACGTCATCGTCAGCTCCACCGAGTCGTCGAAAACCGTTGCCGCCGAGGAGATCCCGGATCGGCTGGCCGAGATCGGCGATGCCTGGCTTCGTCGAGCCGACCACGGCCGTGTGATCATCTGTGGTGGAGACACCTCCGGGCGGGTGCTGCGTCGCCTCGGCGTCAACACGCTCAGCGTCGCCGCTCAACCGTGGGGAAACGTCTGCCTGTGCCACGGCGATGGGCAGGAGCAGCACCTGAGTCGGACCGAGTTCGTCCTCAAGGGCGGACAGATGGGCGAAGCCGACCTGTTCACCAAGATCAAGACCGGCGGATCGGTCAACGCCGCCTCAGCAACCAGTAAATCGTCCTGTTCTGAAAGGCAATGA
- a CDS encoding RuBisCO large subunit C-terminal-like domain-containing protein encodes MDVVRATYEIETALPLEATVATIAGEQSTGTFVAVRGETERLTARHAATVESIDELPPSGRPPLPGASGDWSVARRARVRIAFPLHNFGASLPNLLAAVAGNLFELREVGALRLIDLDLPMAFADAYPGPGFGVQGTRKLVGRESGPLIGTIVKPSIGLSADELAALVREIVEAGIDFIKDDELQGSAPCLPLAERVRAVMSVLKPYADRTGRMPMYAFNITDDISRLAANHDLVLEAGGSCVMVCVNLVGLAGVHYLRERSELPIHGHRAMFGAFSRSPQLGIGFTAFQKLARLAGVDHLHTNGIANKFYESDEQVLASIEAVRRPFLGGYHILPVLSSGQSAGLAHATYAATGTEDLLVLAGGGIHGHPHGSAAGVRSMREAWAAAIEGESLDARAARVPELAAAIDKFGRR; translated from the coding sequence ATGGATGTCGTACGGGCAACGTACGAGATCGAAACTGCCCTCCCGCTCGAGGCGACCGTCGCCACCATTGCGGGAGAGCAGTCCACCGGCACCTTCGTCGCGGTGCGGGGCGAGACCGAGCGGTTGACCGCTCGGCACGCCGCGACGGTGGAATCGATCGACGAGCTTCCGCCGAGCGGCCGGCCACCACTGCCGGGCGCATCGGGTGACTGGAGCGTCGCCAGGCGGGCCCGGGTGCGGATTGCGTTCCCGCTGCACAACTTCGGAGCCTCGCTGCCGAACCTGCTGGCCGCGGTCGCGGGCAACCTGTTCGAGCTAAGGGAGGTCGGTGCGCTACGGCTGATCGATCTCGACCTGCCGATGGCTTTTGCCGATGCCTACCCGGGTCCCGGTTTCGGCGTGCAGGGCACCCGCAAGCTGGTCGGCCGCGAGTCCGGCCCGTTGATCGGAACCATCGTCAAGCCCAGCATCGGGTTGTCCGCCGACGAACTGGCGGCGCTGGTGCGGGAGATCGTCGAGGCCGGCATCGATTTCATCAAGGACGACGAGCTGCAGGGCAGCGCCCCGTGTCTGCCGTTGGCCGAACGGGTCCGGGCGGTGATGTCGGTGCTCAAGCCGTACGCCGACCGGACCGGCCGGATGCCGATGTACGCGTTCAACATCACCGACGACATCTCCCGGCTGGCCGCCAATCATGATCTTGTGCTGGAGGCCGGCGGCAGCTGCGTGATGGTCTGCGTCAATCTCGTCGGCCTGGCCGGAGTGCACTACCTGCGGGAACGATCCGAGCTGCCGATCCACGGTCACCGGGCGATGTTCGGCGCCTTCTCCCGCTCTCCCCAGCTCGGGATCGGGTTCACGGCCTTCCAGAAGCTCGCTCGGTTGGCCGGCGTCGATCATCTGCACACCAACGGAATCGCGAACAAGTTCTACGAGTCCGACGAGCAGGTGCTGGCTTCGATCGAGGCCGTCCGGCGTCCGTTCCTGGGCGGTTACCACATCCTGCCGGTGCTGTCGTCGGGCCAGTCGGCCGGACTGGCCCACGCCACCTACGCCGCCACCGGCACCGAGGACCTGCTGGTGCTCGCCGGTGGCGGCATCCACGGCCATCCGCACGGCTCGGCAGCCGGGGTGCGGTCGATGCGGGAGGCCTGGGCAGCAGCGATCGAGGGCGAGTCGTTGGACGCCCGGGCGGCGCGGGTGCCCGAGCTTGCCGCCGCGATCGACAAGTTCGGCCGGCGCTGA
- a CDS encoding ABC transporter substrate-binding protein, whose amino-acid sequence MKSRIIAVVLALALIVSGAACSTERTKSPTGQVVDTLKLAMGGATSYTQNFNPFSPAANKSPLMNLIFEPLIRVNRADAMKVEPWLAKSYEFSSDGKKLTFHLRDDVTWSDGQPFTSADVKYTLELPTTTNGLAVAPIPDLGSIETPDEHTVVVNYTKPELHDLTNYSKIPRAIVPKHLWEKQDPVKWTNKEPVSTGAFTLESFSPQSIRLKVRDNYWNGKFNGVKHVEIKPFASEESGKQMLLKNQITWAGMSWQNYQTDFVGADPQHNHYWTYPAGFSTGLLFNMKKGPTTDVHIRRALYAAINADDLSKLFNSGTKTANPTGLEPDTWGSYLPSDLANVRHQQNVELAKSELKASDYTVENGTLTKGGKSYPITLITNSDDSTWNTYGPAVQEQFKQVLGLKVKLNAEPGQSWSRDLGNGDFQMIQQYLLSGDDIWASLNAQLNSSYVVPIGKTAVANQGRFENPQVDKLLNQMAQTLDTNALKQRTAEISKIIVDQVPYAPLHSATYYVNVNSTDWIGWPDPKSAEYIPHITQPVDATITIQHLKPNPEKAAR is encoded by the coding sequence ATGAAAAGCCGAATCATCGCCGTGGTGCTGGCGTTAGCACTGATCGTGAGCGGCGCTGCCTGCTCCACGGAACGCACCAAGAGCCCCACCGGGCAGGTCGTCGACACCCTCAAGCTCGCGATGGGCGGCGCGACCTCGTACACCCAGAACTTCAACCCGTTCTCCCCGGCCGCGAACAAGAGCCCGTTGATGAACCTGATCTTCGAGCCGTTGATCCGGGTCAACCGCGCCGACGCGATGAAGGTCGAGCCGTGGCTGGCCAAGTCGTACGAGTTCTCCTCCGACGGCAAGAAACTGACTTTCCACCTCCGCGACGACGTCACCTGGAGCGACGGTCAGCCGTTCACCTCCGCCGACGTGAAGTACACCCTCGAGTTGCCGACCACGACCAACGGCCTGGCAGTTGCACCGATCCCCGACCTCGGTTCGATCGAGACACCGGACGAGCACACGGTGGTCGTCAACTACACCAAGCCGGAACTGCATGACCTGACCAACTACAGCAAGATCCCGCGAGCGATCGTGCCGAAGCACCTGTGGGAGAAACAGGATCCGGTGAAGTGGACGAACAAGGAGCCGGTGTCCACCGGTGCGTTCACCCTGGAATCGTTCAGTCCGCAGTCCATCCGGCTGAAGGTGCGCGACAACTACTGGAACGGCAAGTTCAACGGCGTCAAACATGTCGAGATCAAGCCGTTCGCGTCGGAGGAATCCGGCAAGCAGATGCTGCTGAAGAACCAGATCACCTGGGCCGGGATGAGTTGGCAGAACTACCAGACCGACTTCGTCGGAGCCGACCCGCAGCACAACCACTACTGGACCTATCCGGCAGGTTTCTCCACCGGCCTGCTCTTCAACATGAAGAAGGGCCCGACCACCGACGTGCACATCCGCCGTGCCCTCTACGCCGCGATCAACGCCGACGACCTGTCCAAGCTGTTCAACTCCGGCACCAAGACCGCCAACCCGACCGGTCTGGAGCCCGACACCTGGGGCAGCTACCTGCCGTCGGATCTGGCAAACGTGCGGCACCAGCAGAACGTCGAACTGGCCAAGTCGGAACTGAAGGCCAGCGACTACACCGTCGAGAACGGGACCCTGACCAAGGGCGGCAAGAGCTACCCGATCACGTTGATCACCAACTCCGACGACTCGACCTGGAACACCTACGGGCCGGCCGTGCAGGAGCAGTTCAAGCAGGTGCTCGGGCTGAAGGTGAAGCTGAACGCGGAGCCGGGCCAGTCCTGGTCGCGTGATCTCGGCAACGGTGACTTCCAGATGATCCAGCAGTACCTGTTGAGCGGTGACGACATCTGGGCCAGCCTCAACGCCCAGCTGAACAGCAGTTACGTGGTGCCGATCGGCAAGACCGCGGTGGCCAACCAGGGTCGGTTCGAGAATCCGCAGGTGGACAAGCTGCTGAACCAGATGGCCCAGACACTGGACACGAACGCGCTCAAGCAACGCACCGCGGAGATCTCCAAGATCATCGTCGATCAGGTGCCGTACGCCCCGCTGCACTCGGCCACCTACTACGTCAACGTGAACTCCACCGATTGGATCGGCTGGCCGGATCCCAAGAGCGCCGAGTACATCCCGCACATCACCCAGCCGGTGGATGCGACGATCACCATCCAGCACCTGAAGCCGAATCCGGAGAAGGCCGCGCGCTAG
- a CDS encoding ABC transporter ATP-binding protein: MTSQPVTAETRTVDRDAPVVLEAKNVSKHFDVHSAFGGGSVIHAVEDASLQLRRGQIVALVGESGSGKTTLARLLAQFYPVTSGEIRLDGEPVDAKLGFGNREFHSRVQLIFQDPFGALNPQKPVRHNLERALKLHHDFAGRAELQGRILQLMERVNLTPAADLVDAYPHQLSGGQRQRLVIARALAVDPEVILADEPISMLDVSIRLDILNLLRKLRDEQDLAMLYITHDIASARYLANAVQVMYAGQTVEGGPTESVIQNPQHPYTQLLLESSPDPETSLDAGAALDLGEPPNLADPPAGCRFHPRCPFAMDICKTTFPPRSQLSADHWTHCWLHAEKPTDTPKTQELGDPS; encoded by the coding sequence ATGACTTCCCAGCCGGTGACCGCCGAGACTCGGACCGTGGACCGCGATGCACCCGTGGTGCTCGAGGCGAAGAACGTCAGCAAACACTTCGACGTGCACAGTGCGTTCGGCGGCGGTTCGGTCATCCACGCCGTCGAGGACGCGAGCTTGCAACTGCGGCGCGGTCAGATCGTCGCGCTGGTCGGCGAGTCGGGCAGCGGCAAGACGACCCTGGCCCGACTGCTCGCCCAGTTCTACCCGGTCACCTCCGGGGAGATCCGACTCGACGGTGAACCCGTCGATGCCAAGCTGGGCTTCGGAAATCGCGAGTTCCACAGCCGGGTGCAGTTGATCTTCCAGGATCCGTTCGGCGCGCTGAACCCGCAGAAACCGGTACGACACAACCTGGAGCGGGCGCTCAAGCTGCATCACGACTTCGCCGGCCGGGCCGAACTGCAGGGGCGCATCCTCCAGCTGATGGAGCGGGTCAATCTGACCCCGGCCGCAGACCTGGTCGACGCCTACCCGCACCAGCTGTCCGGCGGCCAGCGGCAGCGTCTGGTGATCGCCCGGGCGCTCGCGGTCGATCCCGAGGTGATCCTCGCCGACGAGCCGATCTCGATGCTCGACGTGTCCATTCGCCTCGACATCCTGAATCTGCTCCGCAAACTGCGCGACGAGCAGGACCTGGCGATGCTCTACATCACCCACGACATCGCCAGCGCACGCTACCTGGCCAACGCGGTGCAGGTGATGTACGCCGGACAGACCGTCGAAGGCGGACCGACGGAATCGGTGATCCAGAACCCGCAGCATCCCTACACCCAACTGCTGCTGGAGTCCTCCCCCGATCCGGAGACCTCGCTGGACGCCGGCGCCGCGCTCGATCTCGGCGAACCGCCCAATCTGGCCGATCCGCCCGCCGGATGCCGATTCCACCCCCGCTGTCCGTTCGCCATGGACATCTGCAAGACCACGTTCCCTCCTCGCAGCCAGCTCAGTGCCGATCACTGGACGCATTGCTGGCTCCATGCCGAGAAACCCACCGACACCCCGAAGACGCAGGAGCTGGGAGACCCATCATGA
- a CDS encoding ABC transporter ATP-binding protein, giving the protein MTENLVRERFAPTGTVPQSERRRGRPILEVSGLTVDYLTERGPVRSCNNVDLTLHEGEIVGVAGESGSGKSTLITALTRLQRPPAVTVGGSITYHSPDSGTVELTTLSDAALRRLRWNEIAIVLQSAMDCLNPVMRLGDQFADALRQHNRGMGQQAVKARVAELLEMVGVPANRSRSYPHELSGGMRQRSLIALALACQPRIVVMDEPTTAVDVVMQRQILAQLLSLQEQLGFAVVFVTHDLSLLVQLADRIAIMYAGRIVEEASAQQIYNDPLHPYARGLRDAFPSLHAPLTELSGIGGNPPDLRHPPSGCPFNPRCSHRFDRCSSELPILSPIGDRQVACHLHDVSPAGVPAEPSGRSV; this is encoded by the coding sequence ATGACTGAGAATCTCGTCCGGGAACGCTTCGCACCGACCGGCACCGTTCCCCAGTCCGAACGCCGGCGAGGCCGTCCGATCCTGGAGGTCTCCGGGCTCACCGTGGACTACCTGACCGAACGCGGCCCGGTCCGCTCGTGCAACAACGTCGACCTCACCCTGCACGAGGGCGAGATCGTCGGGGTCGCGGGCGAGTCCGGCTCGGGCAAGTCAACGCTGATCACCGCGCTCACCCGGCTGCAGCGGCCACCGGCCGTCACCGTCGGCGGCAGCATCACCTACCACTCACCGGACAGCGGCACGGTCGAGTTGACCACGCTGAGCGACGCCGCGCTGCGACGGCTGCGGTGGAACGAGATCGCGATCGTGCTGCAGTCGGCGATGGACTGCCTCAATCCGGTGATGCGGCTCGGCGACCAGTTCGCCGACGCGCTGCGGCAGCACAACCGAGGCATGGGCCAGCAGGCCGTCAAGGCTCGGGTCGCCGAGTTGCTGGAGATGGTCGGGGTGCCGGCGAACCGGTCCCGCAGCTATCCCCATGAGCTGTCCGGAGGGATGCGGCAGCGATCGCTGATCGCGCTGGCGCTGGCCTGCCAGCCACGCATCGTGGTGATGGACGAGCCGACCACAGCAGTGGACGTGGTCATGCAGCGGCAGATCCTGGCGCAACTGTTGAGCCTGCAGGAGCAACTCGGGTTCGCGGTCGTCTTCGTCACCCATGACCTGTCCCTGCTGGTGCAGTTGGCCGATCGCATCGCGATCATGTACGCCGGTCGGATTGTCGAGGAAGCGTCCGCCCAGCAGATCTACAACGATCCGCTGCACCCATACGCCCGCGGCCTGCGCGACGCCTTCCCGTCCCTGCATGCACCGCTGACGGAGCTGTCCGGCATCGGTGGCAACCCGCCGGACCTGCGCCATCCGCCGTCCGGATGCCCCTTCAATCCACGCTGCAGCCACCGCTTCGACCGGTGTTCCTCCGAACTGCCGATCTTGTCGCCGATCGGCGATCGGCAGGTCGCCTGCCATCTTCACGACGTCTCCCCCGCCGGAGTGCCGGCAGAACCATCCGGAAGGTCGGTGTGA
- a CDS encoding ABC transporter permease produces the protein MSVRRLFRSWRARIGFAILAIFILVAIAGPPFVNHVLQMPADAIDYNALHQPPGGGHPLGTTNSGQDVLSQVLVGARSSVAVGVTSAVLATVLAILVGVTGGFLGGRSDRVLTVLTNLFITLPSFALILIVAGYVQGVTWVVVAFLIGIFEWPAGARYLRAQTLSLRNRDFAVAMRALGETRSRLIFSEILPHLTGIISAMFLRAMVAGVMAEAGLAFLGISAETISWGTMIEDSRDQSAIRLGYWWWYLPPGLCLALIGTATALINFGIDELSNPRLQGKERALVRQFDKLRKKNFRKGQRDVAEPSSRQKVAAR, from the coding sequence ATGTCCGTACGACGCCTGTTCCGTTCCTGGCGTGCCCGGATCGGCTTTGCGATTCTGGCCATCTTCATCCTCGTGGCCATCGCCGGGCCGCCATTCGTCAACCACGTCCTGCAGATGCCGGCCGATGCCATCGACTACAACGCACTGCACCAGCCTCCCGGCGGCGGTCATCCGCTCGGCACCACGAACAGCGGCCAGGACGTGCTGTCTCAGGTCCTGGTCGGGGCACGCAGCAGCGTCGCGGTCGGTGTCACGTCGGCCGTGTTGGCCACCGTGCTGGCGATCTTGGTCGGCGTCACCGGCGGCTTCCTCGGCGGCCGGTCCGACCGGGTGTTGACGGTGCTGACCAACCTGTTCATCACGCTGCCGAGCTTCGCGCTGATCCTGATCGTGGCCGGTTACGTGCAGGGCGTCACCTGGGTGGTGGTCGCATTCCTGATCGGCATCTTCGAGTGGCCGGCCGGCGCACGCTACCTGCGGGCCCAGACCCTGTCGTTGCGCAACAGGGATTTCGCGGTCGCCATGCGCGCCCTGGGCGAGACCCGCAGCCGGCTGATCTTCTCCGAGATCCTGCCGCATCTGACCGGGATCATCTCGGCCATGTTCCTGCGGGCCATGGTGGCCGGCGTGATGGCCGAAGCCGGTCTGGCCTTCCTCGGCATCAGCGCCGAGACGATCAGCTGGGGAACGATGATCGAGGACTCGCGCGATCAGTCGGCAATCCGATTGGGCTACTGGTGGTGGTACTTGCCGCCGGGTCTGTGTCTGGCTCTGATCGGCACCGCAACCGCCTTGATCAACTTCGGCATCGACGAACTCAGCAACCCCCGGCTGCAGGGCAAGGAGCGTGCCCTCGTACGGCAATTCGACAAGCTGCGCAAGAAGAACTTCCGAAAGGGCCAACGCGATGTTGCCGAACCCAGCAGCCGGCAGAAGGTGGCGGCTCGATGA